In Indicator indicator isolate 239-I01 chromosome 28, UM_Iind_1.1, whole genome shotgun sequence, one DNA window encodes the following:
- the SH3GLB2 gene encoding endophilin-B2 isoform X1 → MDFNVKKLASDAGVFFSRAMQFTEEKLGQAEKTELDAHFENLLARADCTKNWTEKILRQTEVLLQPNPSARVEEFLYEKLDRKVPSRVTNGELLAQYMAEAANDFGPGTPYGRTLIKVGEAQRLLGAAERDFIHTASITFLTPLRNFLEGDWRTIAKERRILQNRRLDLDACKARLRKAKAAEAKATAVPDFQQTRPRNFVLSASASALWNDEVEKAEQELRLAQTEFDRQAEVTRLLLEGISSTHVNHLRCLHEFVEAQSSYYAQCYQSMLQLQKQLGSFSGTFVGNAESTSPLPATASPPAVAAGPLPAVPTIPVVPTLAGVPSTVAESVLNPSEVQPPASGTRKARVLYDYEAADSSELALLADELITVYSLPGMDPDWLIGERGNQKGKVPVTYLELLS, encoded by the exons tTTACTGAAGAGAAGCTGGGCCAGGCTGAGAAGACTGAGCTGGATGCCCACTTTGAAAACCTGCTGGCCAGGGCAGACTGCACCAAGAACTGGACAGAGAAGATCTTGCGCCAGACGGaagtcctgctgcagcccaaccCCA GTGCCAGGGTAGAAGAATTCCTCTACGAGAAGCTGGACCGGAAGGTGCCCTCACGAGTCACCaatggggagctgctggcacagtACATGGCAGAGGCAGCCAATGACTTcgggccagggacaccttatg GGAGGACCTTGATCAAAGTTGGAGAGGCTCAGAGGCTCCTGGGTGCAGCAGAACGAGACTtcatccacactgcctccatcaccttcctcaCCCCACTGCGCAACTTCCTGGAGGGGGACTGGAGAACCATTGCT AAGGAGCGCAGGATCCTGCAGAACCGACGCCTGGACCTGGACGCCTGCAAGGCTCGGCTGAGGAAGGCCAAAGCTGCCGAGGCCAAGGCCACG gctgtgcctgaCTTTCAGCAGACCAGACCCCGCAATTTCGTGCTCTCCGCCAGCGCCTCCGCG CTCTGGAACGATGAAGTGGAAAAG GCGGAGCAGGAGCTGCGGCTGGCACAGACCGAGTTCGACCGGCAGGCAGAGGtgaccaggctgctgctggagggcatCAGCAGCACCCAC gtgaATCATCTGCGCTGCCTGCATGAGTTCGTGGAGGCGCAGAGCAGCTACTATGCGCAGTGCTACCAGagcatgctgcagctgcagaagcagctgggcAG CTTTTCAGGCACCTTCGTTGGCAACGCAGAATCCACCTCCCCGCTCCCAGCCACGGCCTCCCctccagcagtggctgctggccCCCTCCCGGCCGTGCCTACCATCCCCGTGGTGCCCACCCTTGCTGGGGTGCCCAGCACAGTGGCAGAGAGCGTCCTGAACCCCAGCGAGGTGCAGCCCCCTGCCAGTGGCACGCGCAAGGCCAGGGTGCTCTATGACTATGAGGCAGCAGACAGCAGcgagctggcactgctggcagatgag CTGATCACTGTCTACAGCCTGCCAGGCATGGACCCAGACTGGCTCATAGGGGAGAGAGGGAACCAGAAGGGGAAGGTACCTGTCACTTACTTGGAGCTGCTCAGCTAA
- the SH3GLB2 gene encoding endophilin-B2 isoform X2: protein MDFNVKKLASDAGVFFSRAMQFTEEKLGQAEKTELDAHFENLLARADCTKNWTEKILRQTEVLLQPNPSARVEEFLYEKLDRKVPSRVTNGELLAQYMAEAANDFGPGTPYGRTLIKVGEAQRLLGAAERDFIHTASITFLTPLRNFLEGDWRTIAKERRILQNRRLDLDACKARLRKAKAAEAKATCEGDAVPDFQQTRPRNFVLSASASALWNDEVEKAEQELRLAQTEFDRQAEVTRLLLEGISSTHVNHLRCLHEFVEAQSSYYAQCYQSMLQLQKQLGSSKGEIFSGTFVGNAESTSPLPATASPPAVAAGPLPAVPTIPVVPTLAGVPSTVAESVLNPSEVQPPASGTRKARVLYDYEAADSSELALLADELITVYSLPGMDPDWLIGERGNQKGKVPVTYLELLS from the exons tTTACTGAAGAGAAGCTGGGCCAGGCTGAGAAGACTGAGCTGGATGCCCACTTTGAAAACCTGCTGGCCAGGGCAGACTGCACCAAGAACTGGACAGAGAAGATCTTGCGCCAGACGGaagtcctgctgcagcccaaccCCA GTGCCAGGGTAGAAGAATTCCTCTACGAGAAGCTGGACCGGAAGGTGCCCTCACGAGTCACCaatggggagctgctggcacagtACATGGCAGAGGCAGCCAATGACTTcgggccagggacaccttatg GGAGGACCTTGATCAAAGTTGGAGAGGCTCAGAGGCTCCTGGGTGCAGCAGAACGAGACTtcatccacactgcctccatcaccttcctcaCCCCACTGCGCAACTTCCTGGAGGGGGACTGGAGAACCATTGCT AAGGAGCGCAGGATCCTGCAGAACCGACGCCTGGACCTGGACGCCTGCAAGGCTCGGCTGAGGAAGGCCAAAGCTGCCGAGGCCAAGGCCACG TGTGAGGGAGAT gctgtgcctgaCTTTCAGCAGACCAGACCCCGCAATTTCGTGCTCTCCGCCAGCGCCTCCGCG CTCTGGAACGATGAAGTGGAAAAG GCGGAGCAGGAGCTGCGGCTGGCACAGACCGAGTTCGACCGGCAGGCAGAGGtgaccaggctgctgctggagggcatCAGCAGCACCCAC gtgaATCATCTGCGCTGCCTGCATGAGTTCGTGGAGGCGCAGAGCAGCTACTATGCGCAGTGCTACCAGagcatgctgcagctgcagaagcagctgggcAG CTCCAAAGGAGAGAT CTTTTCAGGCACCTTCGTTGGCAACGCAGAATCCACCTCCCCGCTCCCAGCCACGGCCTCCCctccagcagtggctgctggccCCCTCCCGGCCGTGCCTACCATCCCCGTGGTGCCCACCCTTGCTGGGGTGCCCAGCACAGTGGCAGAGAGCGTCCTGAACCCCAGCGAGGTGCAGCCCCCTGCCAGTGGCACGCGCAAGGCCAGGGTGCTCTATGACTATGAGGCAGCAGACAGCAGcgagctggcactgctggcagatgag CTGATCACTGTCTACAGCCTGCCAGGCATGGACCCAGACTGGCTCATAGGGGAGAGAGGGAACCAGAAGGGGAAGGTACCTGTCACTTACTTGGAGCTGCTCAGCTAA
- the SH3GLB2 gene encoding endophilin-B2 isoform X3: protein MDFNVKKLASDAGVFFSRAMQFTEEKLGQAEKTELDAHFENLLARADCTKNWTEKILRQTEVLLQPNPSARVEEFLYEKLDRKVPSRVTNGELLAQYMAEAANDFGPGTPYGRTLIKVGEAQRLLGAAERDFIHTASITFLTPLRNFLEGDWRTIAKERRILQNRRLDLDACKARLRKAKAAEAKATLWNDEVEKAEQELRLAQTEFDRQAEVTRLLLEGISSTHVNHLRCLHEFVEAQSSYYAQCYQSMLQLQKQLGSSKGEIFSGTFVGNAESTSPLPATASPPAVAAGPLPAVPTIPVVPTLAGVPSTVAESVLNPSEVQPPASGTRKARVLYDYEAADSSELALLADELITVYSLPGMDPDWLIGERGNQKGKVPVTYLELLS from the exons tTTACTGAAGAGAAGCTGGGCCAGGCTGAGAAGACTGAGCTGGATGCCCACTTTGAAAACCTGCTGGCCAGGGCAGACTGCACCAAGAACTGGACAGAGAAGATCTTGCGCCAGACGGaagtcctgctgcagcccaaccCCA GTGCCAGGGTAGAAGAATTCCTCTACGAGAAGCTGGACCGGAAGGTGCCCTCACGAGTCACCaatggggagctgctggcacagtACATGGCAGAGGCAGCCAATGACTTcgggccagggacaccttatg GGAGGACCTTGATCAAAGTTGGAGAGGCTCAGAGGCTCCTGGGTGCAGCAGAACGAGACTtcatccacactgcctccatcaccttcctcaCCCCACTGCGCAACTTCCTGGAGGGGGACTGGAGAACCATTGCT AAGGAGCGCAGGATCCTGCAGAACCGACGCCTGGACCTGGACGCCTGCAAGGCTCGGCTGAGGAAGGCCAAAGCTGCCGAGGCCAAGGCCACG CTCTGGAACGATGAAGTGGAAAAG GCGGAGCAGGAGCTGCGGCTGGCACAGACCGAGTTCGACCGGCAGGCAGAGGtgaccaggctgctgctggagggcatCAGCAGCACCCAC gtgaATCATCTGCGCTGCCTGCATGAGTTCGTGGAGGCGCAGAGCAGCTACTATGCGCAGTGCTACCAGagcatgctgcagctgcagaagcagctgggcAG CTCCAAAGGAGAGAT CTTTTCAGGCACCTTCGTTGGCAACGCAGAATCCACCTCCCCGCTCCCAGCCACGGCCTCCCctccagcagtggctgctggccCCCTCCCGGCCGTGCCTACCATCCCCGTGGTGCCCACCCTTGCTGGGGTGCCCAGCACAGTGGCAGAGAGCGTCCTGAACCCCAGCGAGGTGCAGCCCCCTGCCAGTGGCACGCGCAAGGCCAGGGTGCTCTATGACTATGAGGCAGCAGACAGCAGcgagctggcactgctggcagatgag CTGATCACTGTCTACAGCCTGCCAGGCATGGACCCAGACTGGCTCATAGGGGAGAGAGGGAACCAGAAGGGGAAGGTACCTGTCACTTACTTGGAGCTGCTCAGCTAA